A single genomic interval of Suncus etruscus isolate mSunEtr1 chromosome 12, mSunEtr1.pri.cur, whole genome shotgun sequence harbors:
- the DOK1 gene encoding LOW QUALITY PROTEIN: docking protein 1 (The sequence of the model RefSeq protein was modified relative to this genomic sequence to represent the inferred CDS: inserted 2 bases in 1 codon) — MDGAEMEGPLFLQSQRFGTKRWRKTWAVLYPASAHGVARLEFFDHKGASAGGGRGGSRRLDCKVIRLAECVSVAPVAVDSPPEPGAAAFRLDTAQRSHLLAADAPACVAWVQTLCRNAFPKGSWAPGPAENPPKPSALEMLENSLYSPTWEGSQFWVTVQKTEASERCGLQGSYVLRVEAEKLTLLTAGAPSQLLQPLLSWPYTLLRRYGRDQLMFSFEAGRRCPSGPGTFTFQTTEGNDIFQAVETAIQRQKAQGKCTPGQVTLQEGEVAEGKLGSPTSAQEPRDSPPVLYAEPLDSVHIPAGSSQDSLYSDPLDSTPGRVGEANPSKKPHYWDTYVLVQQQLLKAKLKDPRDDPIYDEPEGRAPTSLRGLYDLPQEPKDAWWCQARVKEEGYEFPYNPATDDYAVPAPRSTKPLPAPKPGRLAFSACGGQGRGTDAALYSKVQKSGALGSWDCGLPTAGPHGTGXKAEGST, encoded by the exons ATGGACGGGGCGGAGATGGAGGGGCCGCTCTTTCTGCAGAGCCAGCGCTTCGGGACCAAG CGCTGGCGCAAGACCTGGGCCGTGCTGTACCCCGCCAGCGCGCACGGCGTGGCGCGGCTCGAGTTCTTCGACCACAAGGGCGCGAGCGCCGGAGGCGGCCGCGGAGGCTCGCGCCGCCTGGACTGCAAGGTGATCCGCCTGGCCGAGTGCGTGAGCGTGGCGCCCGTGGCCGTGGACAGCCCCCCGGAGCCCGGCGCCGCCGCCTTCCGCCTGGACACGGCGCAGCGCTCCCACCTGCTGGCGGCCGACGCGCCGGCCTGCGTGGCCTGGGTGCAGACCTTGTGCCGCAACGCCTTTCCG AAAGGCAGCTGGGCACCGGGGCCTGCTGAGAACCCGCCCAAACCTTCTGCCCTGGAGATGCTGGAGAACTCCCTGTACAGCCCCACCTGGGAAG GATCCCAGTTCTGGGTGACAGTGCAGAAGACCGAGGCGTCCGAGCGGTGTGGCCTGCAGGGCTCCTATGTACTACGGGTGGAGGCTGAGAAGTTGACCCTCCTGACAGCTGGTGCACCAAGCCAACTGCTCCAGCCGCTCCTCTCCTGGCCCTACACGCTTCTGCGACGCTATGGCCGCGACcag CTCATGTTTTCTTTTGAGGCGGGCCGGCGCTGTCCCTCGGGCCCTGGGACCTTCACCTTCCAGACAACGGAGGGAAATGACATCTTCCAGGCCGTGGAGACGGCCATCCAGCGGCAGAAGGCCCAGGGAAAGTGCACTCCGGGGCAGGTCACACTCCAGGAAGGAGAAGTAGCAGAGGGGAAATTGGGTTCCCCCACCAGTGCCCAGGAGCCCCGGGACAGCCCTCCTGTCCTATATGCAGAACCCTTAGACTCTGTGCATATTCCTGCAGGCTCCTCCCAGGACTCCCTTTACTCTGACCCCCTGGATAGCACCCCAGGCCGGGTGGGAGAGGCCAACCCTTCGAAGAAGCCTCACTACTGGGATACCTATGTGCTGGTGCAGCAACAGCTGCTGAAAGCCAAGCTGAAGGATCCCAGAGACGACCCCATCTACGATGAGCCTGAGGGTCGAGCTCCCACCTCTCTTCGGGGCCTGTATGACCTGCCTCAGGAGCCCAAGGACGCTTGGTGGTGCCAGGCTCGGGTAAAGGAGGAAGGCTACGAGTTTCCCTACAACCCTGCCACCGATGACTATGCTGTGCCCGCCCCTCGCAGCACAAAGCCCCTTCCGGCCCCCAAGCCTGGGCGACTGGCCTTCTCTGCATGTGGTGGTCAGGGACGGGGCACAGATGCTGCCCTGTACAGCAAGGTCCAGAAGAGTGGTGCCTTGGGTAGCTGGGACTGTGGGCTCCCCACAGCAGGGCCCCATGGGACAGG CAAGGCTGAGGGCTCTACCTGA